In one window of Labilithrix sp. DNA:
- a CDS encoding LexA family transcriptional regulator, with amino-acid sequence MTQEALAARLDTAPTNYQRIESGKQNLQLRTLERIATELGTTVYALIAAADPNAKTPAATHAVVRPTPLVRLSAAGYRVRPSTMRGRRPVHAVPVMTLRAAAGAFADGGRVVEALGWVILPRKGPPPERQFVAQIEGDSMEPRIPDGAVCLFGPPAPPPFRGRAVLVAHPVFSAEGLGGPFALKMLETRRRPDGTQRVTLRSLNPRYAPVVIDAADEHELRVIADLVEVLVPKPRRP; translated from the coding sequence ATGACGCAGGAGGCCCTCGCCGCCCGGCTCGACACGGCGCCCACGAACTACCAGCGGATCGAGTCGGGCAAGCAGAACCTGCAGCTCCGTACGCTCGAACGGATCGCGACGGAGCTCGGCACGACGGTGTACGCGCTCATCGCGGCGGCCGACCCCAACGCGAAGACGCCGGCCGCGACGCACGCGGTCGTCCGACCGACGCCGCTCGTGCGCCTGAGCGCTGCGGGGTACCGCGTGCGTCCGTCGACGATGCGAGGGCGGCGGCCGGTCCATGCGGTTCCGGTGATGACGCTCCGAGCGGCCGCGGGCGCGTTCGCGGACGGCGGTCGCGTCGTCGAAGCGCTCGGCTGGGTCATCCTCCCGCGGAAGGGTCCTCCTCCCGAGCGGCAGTTCGTCGCTCAGATCGAGGGCGACTCGATGGAGCCTCGGATCCCGGACGGCGCGGTCTGCCTCTTCGGTCCGCCGGCGCCGCCGCCCTTTCGCGGCCGCGCGGTCTTGGTGGCCCACCCCGTCTTCTCGGCCGAGGGCCTCGGCGGACCGTTCGCGTTGAAGATGCTCGAGACCCGCCGGCGACCGGACGGCACGCAGCGCGTGACCCTTCGCTCGCTCAACCCACGCTACGCGCCCGTCGTGATCGACGCCGCCGACGAGCACGAGCTGCGCGTGATCGCCGATCTGGTCGAGGTCCTCGTCCCGAAGCCGCGCCGGCCCTGA
- a CDS encoding EI24 domain-containing protein: protein MPRRLGFLDGLRAFFGGIGFVLFRPKMWGWAAIPIFVATLLFGATGALAIWGGASLADQVLSGATSGWAAAGLWGLRVLFWIVGLLLAFLLALTLAQPLSGFALDAIARRQELALGGRTWPDQPLFPSLFRSLRVTLFALAVSLPLLLLLSVVTLLFPPASVVTVPLKLAVAGFAISYDFLDYPLGLRGEEVGARAAFLRRHAAAVLGFGLAASVVLLVPGLGLLLLPFGVAGATRLVVLADRP, encoded by the coding sequence GTGCCTCGCCGGCTCGGCTTCCTCGACGGCCTCCGCGCCTTCTTCGGCGGGATCGGCTTTGTCCTGTTTCGCCCGAAAATGTGGGGCTGGGCCGCGATCCCTATCTTCGTCGCGACGCTGCTCTTCGGCGCGACCGGCGCCCTCGCGATCTGGGGCGGAGCGAGCCTCGCCGACCAGGTCCTCTCCGGGGCGACGAGCGGCTGGGCGGCGGCCGGGCTCTGGGGCCTCCGCGTCCTGTTCTGGATCGTGGGCCTCCTCCTCGCGTTCCTCCTCGCGCTCACGCTCGCGCAGCCGCTCTCGGGGTTCGCGCTCGACGCGATCGCGCGCCGCCAGGAGCTCGCCCTCGGCGGCCGCACGTGGCCGGATCAGCCTCTTTTCCCGTCGCTCTTCCGTTCGCTCCGCGTCACGCTCTTCGCCCTCGCGGTGAGCCTGCCGCTCCTCCTTCTTCTCTCGGTGGTCACGCTCCTCTTTCCGCCGGCGTCGGTCGTCACCGTCCCGCTCAAGCTCGCGGTCGCGGGGTTCGCGATCAGCTACGACTTCCTGGACTACCCGCTCGGCCTCCGCGGCGAGGAGGTGGGGGCGCGCGCGGCCTTCCTGCGCCGGCACGCGGCGGCGGTCCTCGGCTTCGGGCTCGCGGCGTCGGTGGTCCTCCTCGTGCCGGGGTTGGGGCTCCTCCTCCTGCCCTTTGGGGTGGCGGGCGCGACGCGTTTGGTAGTCCTTGCCGATCGGCCATGA
- a CDS encoding formamidopyrimidine-DNA glycosylase, translating into MPELPDVDVYIEHIAARTKGKALEKVRLASPFVLRTAEPPLTAVYGQKVERVHRLGKRIVFDFTALHLVIHLMVAGRFRWKELGAAIPGKVGLAAFDFTGAGTLVLTEASTKKRASIHLVDDAGLTALDPGGMEVLGSSVAAFAAKLRSENHTLKRSLTDPHLFSGIGNAYSDEILHHARMSPVKLTSRLTDAEIEKLHSSIHVVLKEWTDRLRAEAGEEFPEKVTAFRPEMAVHGKYGKPCPRCGGPVQRIRYAANEMNYCPTCQTEGKLLADRSLSRLMRGDWPKTLEELEAKKAEGRAVVAPPAPPPKKGSIAERAASFIPKRGG; encoded by the coding sequence ATGCCCGAGCTGCCCGACGTCGACGTGTACATCGAGCACATCGCGGCGCGGACGAAGGGAAAGGCGCTCGAGAAGGTGCGGCTCGCGTCACCGTTCGTGCTCCGCACGGCGGAGCCGCCGCTCACGGCCGTCTACGGGCAGAAGGTCGAGCGCGTCCACCGCCTCGGCAAGCGCATCGTCTTCGACTTCACCGCGCTCCACCTCGTCATCCACCTCATGGTCGCGGGGCGCTTCCGGTGGAAGGAGCTCGGCGCCGCGATCCCGGGGAAGGTCGGGCTCGCGGCGTTCGACTTCACCGGCGCGGGCACGCTCGTCCTCACCGAGGCGAGCACGAAGAAGCGCGCGAGCATCCACCTCGTCGACGATGCCGGCCTCACCGCGCTCGACCCCGGCGGGATGGAGGTGCTCGGCTCCAGCGTCGCCGCGTTCGCCGCGAAGCTGCGGAGCGAGAACCACACGCTGAAGCGATCGCTCACCGACCCGCACCTCTTCAGCGGGATCGGGAACGCGTACTCGGACGAGATCCTGCACCACGCGCGGATGTCGCCGGTGAAGCTCACCTCGAGGCTCACCGACGCCGAGATCGAGAAGCTCCATTCTTCGATCCACGTCGTGCTGAAGGAGTGGACCGATCGCCTGCGCGCCGAGGCGGGCGAGGAGTTCCCCGAGAAGGTCACCGCGTTCCGCCCCGAGATGGCGGTGCACGGCAAATACGGCAAGCCGTGCCCGCGCTGCGGCGGCCCCGTGCAGCGCATCCGCTACGCCGCCAACGAGATGAACTACTGCCCGACCTGCCAGACCGAGGGCAAGCTCCTCGCCGATCGATCGCTCTCGCGCCTCATGCGCGGCGACTGGCCGAAGACGCTCGAGGAGCTCGAGGCGAAGAAGGCAGAGGGCCGCGCCGTCGTCGCGCCGCCGGCGCCGCCGCCGAAGAAGGGCAGCATCGCCGAGCGCGCGGCGTCGTTCATTCCGAAGCGCGGCGGGTGA
- a CDS encoding Uma2 family endonuclease, whose amino-acid sequence MSSVKYLRPVRPLHFPCSEPEDEKVPQGRRHHHLCNALYQIIRAAIPIESGTLGADQYVYFQANNPKRCLAPDVFVKAGVPDGEDFDSWMCWERGAPDVAFEVLSPSDSYERWTLRQKLARYAEVGVKELYVFNVDAKEGTRLRAWDRKSGDFVERLVKKERTRSAILGVELYLDAVYAEGKTYPCCLRARRIVDGTTIVFPTADERARTAEEKARAAKAAARAAAASQREAEASQREAEARVAALEAELARLREGGRS is encoded by the coding sequence ATGTCGTCCGTGAAGTACCTCCGTCCCGTGCGGCCGCTGCACTTCCCGTGCAGCGAACCGGAGGACGAGAAGGTGCCCCAAGGCCGCCGTCATCATCATCTGTGCAACGCGCTCTACCAGATCATCCGCGCGGCGATCCCGATCGAGAGCGGAACGCTCGGGGCCGATCAATACGTGTACTTTCAAGCCAACAACCCGAAGCGATGCCTCGCGCCGGACGTCTTCGTGAAGGCCGGTGTGCCCGACGGCGAGGACTTCGACTCGTGGATGTGCTGGGAGCGCGGCGCGCCCGACGTCGCGTTCGAGGTGCTGAGCCCGAGCGACAGCTACGAGCGGTGGACCCTCCGCCAGAAGCTCGCGCGCTACGCCGAGGTGGGCGTGAAGGAGCTCTACGTCTTCAACGTCGACGCGAAGGAGGGCACGCGCCTCCGCGCGTGGGACCGGAAGAGCGGTGACTTCGTCGAGCGCCTCGTGAAGAAGGAGCGCACGCGCTCGGCCATTCTCGGCGTCGAGCTCTACCTCGACGCCGTGTATGCGGAAGGGAAGACCTACCCGTGCTGCCTGCGCGCCCGACGCATCGTCGACGGGACCACGATCGTCTTCCCGACCGCCGACGAGCGCGCCCGCACGGCGGAGGAGAAAGCGCGCGCGGCGAAAGCAGCGGCGCGCGCGGCAGCGGCGAGCCAGCGAGAAGCAGAGGCGAGCCAGCGAGAAGCAGAGGCGCGCGTCGCGGCGCTCGAGGCCGAGCTCGCGCGGCTGCGTGAGGGCGGAAGGTCGTGA
- the arfB gene encoding aminoacyl-tRNA hydrolase, with product MSTPLTINDKVTLPGSDLEWTAVRSGGPGGQNVNKVSSKIELTFDFEGTVALPDDARDRLRKLAKGSLDAEGRILVKSEKTRDQAKNLADARQKLKEMILEALKVPKVRKPTKVSKAQKAKRVTEKKKVAKKKATRKKPSKDD from the coding sequence ATGAGCACGCCGCTGACGATCAACGACAAGGTCACGCTGCCCGGCAGCGATCTCGAATGGACCGCCGTGAGGTCTGGCGGCCCGGGCGGTCAGAACGTGAACAAGGTCTCCTCGAAGATCGAGCTCACGTTCGACTTCGAGGGGACGGTCGCCCTCCCGGACGACGCGCGCGATCGCCTCCGCAAGCTCGCGAAGGGCTCGCTCGACGCCGAGGGCCGCATCCTCGTGAAGAGCGAGAAGACCCGCGACCAGGCGAAGAACCTCGCCGACGCCCGCCAGAAGCTCAAGGAGATGATCCTCGAAGCGCTGAAGGTGCCGAAGGTCCGAAAGCCGACGAAGGTGAGCAAAGCGCAGAAGGCCAAGCGCGTCACCGAGAAGAAGAAGGTCGCCAAGAAGAAGGCCACGCGCAAGAAGCCGTCGAAGGACGACTGA